One region of Paucibacter aquatile genomic DNA includes:
- the rsmA gene encoding 16S rRNA (adenine(1518)-N(6)/adenine(1519)-N(6))-dimethyltransferase RsmA, which translates to MAQHIARKRFGQHFLTDVHIIESICDAIDPQAGEALVEIGPGLGAMTLPLLERIPSFSVIELDRDLAARLRQRPGLDVIESDVLKVDFAALAAAKGQKLRVVGNLPYNISTPILFHLLGAVDHVVDHHFMLQKEVVDRMAASPGCKDYGRLTVMLQWRYAVEAVFDVPPEAFDPPPRVMSAIVRMQPYAQPPAIDTVMMGEMVAAAFSQRRKLLRHSLGVWLTSRGFSGHFDLQRRAEEVPVAEYVDLAQQLSKPA; encoded by the coding sequence ATGGCCCAACACATCGCCCGCAAGCGCTTTGGTCAGCATTTCCTGACTGACGTCCACATCATCGAGTCCATCTGCGACGCCATCGACCCGCAGGCCGGGGAGGCCCTGGTCGAGATCGGCCCGGGCCTGGGTGCCATGACCCTGCCTTTGCTGGAGCGCATCCCGTCCTTCAGTGTGATCGAGCTGGACCGCGACCTGGCCGCCCGCCTGCGGCAGCGCCCCGGTCTGGATGTGATCGAGTCCGATGTGCTGAAGGTAGATTTCGCGGCCCTGGCGGCCGCCAAGGGCCAAAAGCTGCGCGTGGTCGGCAATCTGCCCTACAACATTTCCACGCCCATCCTGTTCCACCTGCTCGGCGCGGTCGACCATGTGGTCGACCACCACTTCATGCTGCAAAAAGAGGTGGTGGATCGCATGGCCGCCTCGCCCGGCTGCAAGGACTACGGCCGCCTGACGGTGATGCTGCAGTGGCGCTACGCCGTCGAGGCGGTGTTTGATGTGCCGCCCGAGGCCTTCGACCCGCCGCCGCGCGTGATGTCGGCCATCGTGCGCATGCAGCCCTACGCCCAGCCGCCTGCCATCGACACCGTCATGATGGGCGAGATGGTGGCCGCTGCCTTCTCGCAGCGCCGCAAGCTGCTGCGCCACAGCCTGGGCGTCTGGCTGACGTCACGCGGTTTCAGCGGCCATTTCGACCTGCAGCGTCGGGCCGAAGAGGTGCCGGTGGCGGAGTATGTGGATCTGGCTCAGCAGCTGTCCAAGCCCGCCTGA